The stretch of DNA ataataaatagatgaaaataaatagaaaaacaaaagactaTTACGTAAACAATGCATCAACCAAAAGAaatgagacaaacacacacacacacacacacacacacacacacacacacacacacacacacacacacacaccatgagtcACCTGTGCGCGTGTAGTGGTTACCTGGAGGGTGTGGCGGTGATGAGACGGACAGGTGAGGTGTGACGGCAACAGGTGgcagctggaagaggaggaggaggaggaggaggaggaggaggaggaggagggactgtgatggtgaggatgatgactgtgtgtgtgtgtgtgtgtgtgtgtgtgtgtgtgtgtgtgtgtgtgtgtgtgtgacgccgtTATAGTTATTGGAAACGATGAACAGGTGAGaaaattactactgctgctactgttactactactactactactactactactactactactactactactactactgctgctactactatagaTAGGTACTGTTACTGTCTCATTCCGTcatgcgcagagagagagagagagagagagagagagagagagagagagagagagagagagagagagcatgacatgattatataaaacacacgcaagaaaaaatgtgaaggttttgtgtgtgtgtgtgtgtgtgtgtgtgtgtgtgtgtgtgtgtgtgtgtgtgtgtgtgtgtgtgtgtgtgtagtagtagtagtagtagtagtagtagtaatagtagatccCTCAATTATCCAATCTCAGTGTAACATcttaaagagaggaggaggaggaggaggaggaggaggaggaggaggaaggaatgaaggaaggaaataaacaaaatggatgaagaggaaatgagaaaaaaaataaacagagagagagagagagagagagagagagagagagagagagagagagacctttgaaATATGGTTGAGTAGTtatatttttccatgttttatttatttattctattccttccttctatttcctccgtatttccacacattctctctctctctctctctctctctctctctctctctctctctctctctctttctgttaatctatctttttccttccttcctcaaatttctcctatcactactactactactactactactactactactactactactactactactactactactactactactactacttctactactactattactactactactactactactactactgcaacaacaacaactactactactactactactactactactactactacaaccaccactattaccaccatcgaACTACTAACaactatttattctctctccctccttctctcccttcctccctcacctcctccccctgtcctttccccttcccctcccaccttgaccaccaccaccaccaccacctgaccatcCCTACAAGCGCCTCTCCAGCATTTCAGTGTGTGTCCAGCGTTTGTGAGAGGAGGGTGTACGGCGGCGCGCTCCTGGACTCTTCGCCTTTTGCTCTCCTTGCCTCTCcgtccactctccctcctctccctcgcgtGTGGAGGTGACCATGGTAAGTAAAGGTGTGCGTACTGGGATATTGAGGTGTTTAAGTGTGTAAGTGCGTTAAGTGAAggtttagtagtagttgtagtggtagtgtgtgttGGGAAGTGAAAGTTTTGAgccagtgagtgtgtgagtgcgtgcgtgtgtgttgttatttggTGAGGattagagttagagagagagagagagagagagaggggagggtggaggggatTTAAATAACATCTACATGACTTGGTTGAAATATTTTGTcacctttacatttttttttttttacttttttcaatacgttgtgtgtgtgtgtgtgtgtgtgtgtgtgtgtgtgtgtgtgtaggaatgtgGTCGtgaatagtggtggttgtggtagtggtggtggccaaGGATTTTacttttaatggtggtggtagtggtggtagtcttaaatcttaaatctctctctctctctctctctctctctctctctctctctctctctctcgacacactCTAGTGGttcgaaacaaagaaaacgagttcGAAGCAAGATTCATGATAGTTTGGAACGATGCTAtgtaatgctgctgctactactactactactactactactactactactactactactactactattacttgatACGTTATTAATACTTCTTTTTCTCAGTATTGCAATCTTtaattctgctactactactactactactactacttctaatcgCCGTAATCCGCTGAAAAATGTCGCTACGGATGACAAAATAATgttagaaggtggaggaggatataatgtgtgtgtgtgtgtgtgtgtgtgtgttacctgtacCTGGCTGGCTAATGATTCCGAGCACACCTGGGCAACCTGTCATATTCGGGCGTGTGGCGGCGAGCGAGCGAGACGGCGGAAGAAATTAAGCAGTATGACGacggagggagagtaagggtgagaggcgcgggagaggaggagggagagtggccCTTAGTAGTAGGACACCACCCTGGCCTTATGTGTGCCGTGGAGGGCGCTTGGCTTGcctgttaagtgtgtgtgtgtgtgtgtgtgtgtgtgtgtgtgtgtgtgtgtgtgatgttatattaggttatatatgtgtgtgtttgtatgtaagtctaaacacacacacacacacacacacacacacaggttcatGTCTGTTACTACTCTTTATcaatattttggttatttttcgTATGTGGATTGttttaaagtctctctctctctctctctctctctctctctctctctctctctctctctctctctctctctctcagcgttttctttttttattatcagtgTCCAATTGTTTTCCTCGttctgtcttctcctcctcctcctcctcctcctcctcctcctccttcagcagcaggtggtcgtaccaagaatgaatgaaaagtcgTATatggacaaacagacacacgcaTGAACGCCAAACTGGGAgaggcgtgggagagagagagagagagagagagagagagagagagagagagaatggttctTTTCATTGAGgtagttattattactattatttttttttatctatttatttatttattgtgtgtgtgatttgtctACATATTCTTAGCTTTtggttcccgttttctttttttgtaatcttgttcatttttactctcactcacgcactcgctcactcactcagttaCTCACGCACTCAGTTActcacacacagtcactcactcactcacgcacgcactcactcactcactcacgtactcgctcactcattcacgcactcgctcactcactcacccagtcattcactcactcatttattcactcacGCACTTATACTCacgcagtcactcactcacttacgtACTCACCTACGCAGTCACtgtcactctcacactctcactcacgcagtcactcactcacttacgtACTCACTTAcgcagtcagtcactcactttctcactcacgCAGTCActgtcacactcactctctctcactcacgcagtcactgtcactcactcactcacttacgtagtcactcactcactcacgcagtcactcaactctcactcattcccgcactccacactctctctctctctctctctctctctctctctctctctctctctctctctctctctctctctctctctctctctctctctctctctctctctctctcacccctcactctctcccaaaCAGGTGGAACTCAAGACAAAAGTAAGCGTAGCAACACTATGCTTCTGTGGCGGCTCAGTGCAtccccatcacaccaccaccaccactaccaccaccaccaccaccacactgcaccacagaCACCACCCACGCCCCTGCCACCTCACTGCTGACCACACACCTCCAGcgcccccgcccccgcccccgccACAGCAGCAGGGGAAGATGTCGTCCGGCCCCCACGCCTCTAGAATTGCGAGGAAGTACAGAAGGTCGAGGctgaagagagtgaagaggcaGGAGTTTAAGAAGCTAAGGGACATGGTGCCGGCTCTACAGGAAAAACCCGTTGTTACTAAGGTAAGGAgggacgtgcgtgtgtgtgtgtgtgtgtgtgtgtgttcagaaatgctttgctctctcgtcactattttccaaggccacagagatgaatagctgggttttcaagagtgtttctccagttgataatgtagaaatcttgccactttgcctctagaaggATGAAATACTTtagaaaactcgtgtaaacttaaataaagacttctgaaatagtggaggtgacagagatgattagcggggttttcaagagtgtttctccagttgataatgtagaaatcttgccattatgcctctagaacagtataaacacctaaaaaaaaaaacccaattaaaataaagcctttttgaaatagtgtagatgaagcacagaagcgtttgagaataccagCCAGTGTGTGGTGCGATGATAGTACGACAGTAATGGTTGGGTGTATTTGGGAAAGTGTTCGATAATGATGGGGCGATAATTATGTTTACgtaaaagataatgatagtaCTTTAGTTATTTTTGCGTATAAGATAATGATGGTACAATAATAATGCTTGGGCTTATTTGGGGAGGTGTAGGAGATTGA from Portunus trituberculatus isolate SZX2019 chromosome 9, ASM1759143v1, whole genome shotgun sequence encodes:
- the LOC123501485 gene encoding uncharacterized protein LOC123501485; this translates as MVELKTKVSVATLCFCGGSVHPHHTTTTTTTTTTTTLHHRHHPRPCHLTADHTPPAPPPPPPPQQQGKMSSGPHASRIARKYRRSRLKRVKRQEFKKLRDMVPALQEKPVVTKVEVIEEAIKYIDELHTALIERFRTRGLPSTLRDLPLEPREVHGGNIRELVRHLLAASSPAALPPARLENARTLPSFIQRVAKARRL